A window of Methylocaldum szegediense genomic DNA:
AAACGTAATTGTGTAATCTATGCCATCTGCCTCGGCACTGGTCTCCACACAGAAATCGTGATCTGGATATGCCTGTTTCAACCGACAACGCCAACAACTTGAAATTACGGTTGCCAAGTACTCGAGATTCTCTGCTCCAAGCATTTTGAAAGAATAGGCTAGGTCGCAAAGGTGAACATGATTTATTGCCCGTTCGATTTCCGTCAAATTTCCACCTAGGCTCGAACTCCAACTGTCGAAAACTGCTGGGGAAAAAGCGTCTGCAATAAATACCCCACCACGGAAGGTCACCAATTCTGGCCATATTAGCTGACTGAATCCAATGGCTAGGCTTGCGTCCAGGTTGTGATACACATATCCCGTTATGTCCAGATCCGGATTTGCTTTTTTCCAGATCTGGAAGTCTTCTAGTTCATCAAGATTAGGCTTGGTCATAAGATATCCTGTGGACCAGCTGGTCTTACCTTACGGTTTGGCCTAGGAAACACCTGTCCCGTTCTAGGATTAACATTGTGGACAAACTCAACAACGTGTGGAGTTGGTACACCACCATGAGCTGCACCGATGATGTCTACTCGCTTAAGCGGCAATCCTGCAACATCATAAACCTGAAAGTGTGTAATCGCCCCGGTAACCGGATCTGCTCGATAGAGTACCCTTTGGCCTGGAGTTACTGAGTCAGGAAAATGTCCGCGCACCCGTGTTGCCGCCACAAATCGGCCAGTTGCCTGGTCTCGGAAACGACCAACCCGTCTATCCAGGCACACTAAGCCAACGGGGTCGATCCATCCGATTGTGCTTGGAGCAAAACGGTATGTATTTGGGCCTGCTATAAGGCGCAATATATCCTGAGAAGCAAATTGCCCTGAATGGGACTCGTAATAACGATGCCTGTTGTAATGAAATCCCGTCTCCCCATCCTCATACTGCCCCTGCAACCGAATCGGGTTGTCGACATCGCCGACGTGCATCCGCGCGATTTGCCCCCACGCCGTATAACTCGCCGCCCATAGGACTTCGCCCTTCGAGTCGGTCAGCCGGATCGGACAGCCGTTGGGGTCGTTGTGATAGTGCAGGAGGGTATTCGGTCCGCTTCGGCCGCCAAGAAGTGCTAAGGGCTCGAAGGTCTCCGGGTAATACACCCATTCCCGGGCTATCCCTTTCGCCGAAACAACGGGGTCGGTCGGATCCTCGATCCAATCGCCGACTAGAGCGTCGCCGTCCCAGACGAAGGTCGTCACTTTATCGCCGGTGCGCTTCTCGATTCGCCGGCCTAGGGGGTCGTAGCAATAGCGGGTGGAGACGCCTTCGAGCCGGCTTTCGATCAGCCGCTGGTTCGCATCCCACCGAAGGTGTAGGGCGCCGCGCCGGTCGTGGCGCTCGATCAGGTTGCCGGCACGGTCGAAGCGATAAAAGGCACCTTCATACTCGCCTTCCCGGGACCATTCGCCTTGGGCCTTTGCTGCTCCCACTTGTACGGCTTCGTGCTCGACGATCCGCGTCTTGAGCCGGTCCCCCGCGGGGTCGTTGAGGTAGCGCTTGACCTGGCCGTGCGGGTCGAGGTGCTGGGTGATGCGGCCTACGGGATCGTAGACGTAGCGGTCGATCCCGTACTGGGCATCGCGTCGTTCGGTCAGGTTGCCGGCGGCATCGTAGTCGTAGGCAAGGTCGACGACGGTTTCCGCGTCGGTGCGGATGCGCTGGCGGGTCAGATAGCCATCGGCGCTGTAGTCGACCTCGCGGCGTAGATGAGGACTCAGTCGCTCACGGACGATCTGCCCGGCCGCATCGCGTTCGATCTGGATGGGGGTGTGGTCGTCGATGGCGATTTCGATCGCCTGGTCGAGGGCATCGTAGGCGTAACGGACGGCATGGGCGATCGCCGTGTCGCCCCGCTTGAACTCGGTGTGGCGGGCGATCCGGTTGCCGACCTCGTCATAGGCATTGCGAAGGGTGAACGTTTCGCCTTGCTTTTCCTCGATCAGGCGGCCGTCGGGATCGAACCGGCGTTCGATACGGATGTGCGGATTGGCGCAGCCGATCAGGTTGCCATTGGCATCGTAGGCGAAGCGTTCGATCCAGGGTTTATCGCCGCCGTCCGGGTCCGGGAGCGCCTTTTCGACAATGCGGCCGAGCGGGTCGGTGCGATAGTGAATCGCGCGGCCGAGCGGGTCGACGCTGCGCCGAAGATGCCCCGCCAGCGTGTAGTCGTAACGCCGCGACTGGCCCCAATAGTCCACTTCCTCGATGATGCGCCCGAGGGCGTCGCGCTCGAGCCGGTAGGTCTCGCCACGCTGGTTAGTGACGCCGATCAGCCGTTCTTCGGTATCGTAGTGGTACTGAACGGTATGGCCGTCGGGCTGGATACGCTTGGCGATCTCGCCCTGGCCGAAGTACTCGAGCCGGGTTTCCGCGCCGTTTTCGTCCACATAGCGGGTCAGATTGTCCTCGGCATCGTAGCCGCAGTGCACCGTCGCACCGGACGGCAGACGGACCGCCGTGAGCCGCCCCTTAGCGTCATAGCGATAGAGCGTCTTGCGCCCGAGCGGGTCGAGCTCGCCGATGAGGTTACCCAAGGGATCGTAAGCGAAACGCGTGACATGGCCCAGAGCATCCTTGATCCCAATAAGATTCCCAAATGCGTCGAAGCGAAGCTCGGTACGCGCACCGCGCGGGTTGGTGTAGGCAACGAGTTGCCCGTGGGCGTCGTACTCGTAGCGCGAGACATGGCCGAGCGGCGTTTTCTGCTCAATCAATAGGCCGCGCCGGTCCCAGGCTTGCTGCCAAACGCCGCCATTGGGGTCGGTGATGCGAACGGTCTTGTCGTTCTCGTCAAACTCGGTGGTGATCGCATGGCCGTCGGGGCGCGTGAGTTTGAGGAGGTTGCCGCGCTCGTCGTAAGTGTATTCGGTGCGGTGGCCATCCGGGTCCACCACCGCCGTGGTGCGGCCGGCGTCGTCATATTCGTAGATGGTCATGCCGCCCAAAGGGTCGGTCTCGTTGATCGGTAAACCGCGCTCGTCCAGCTTGATCAACGTGACTTGCCCCAGCGAATCGGTGATGCGGCGTTCGTTAAGGAGGTCCGAGTAGTCGAAGCGGTAATCGTATAACCCGCCGTCGCCCCAGGCATGGATGACCCGCCAACTCCCGTCCGGAGCCTGCTCATAGGCGTAATGGAAAGACAGACCGTTGCGGTCGGTGTGACGAACCATGCGATGGGCGTCGTAGGCGAAGCGATAGGGCTCGCCCAGCGGGTCGATGACGGCGACCAGGTCTCCCGCCTCGTCGTATTGGTAGCGGACATAAGTGTGTTCGGTCCTGCTCGCGGGATCGTGGAGTGTCACCGCCGTCAGGCGGTCGTTTTCGAGGGTGAGCGTGAGACGCCGGCCCGCCGATTCGTTGATAGCAACAATCCGGCCGCCGCGGTACTCGAAGTCGAGGGCGTTTCCGCAGCGGTCCGAGAGGCGTCCGATCGGCCAGCACAGCCGCCCCCTAGGATCACGGCGGGCCAGCGATTTGGGGAAATGATAGATGCGGTCGTCCTTGGTGGTGACCCGATATTCGTCGCCGGTATCGATCAGCCGCGCGCCGTCCATCAGCTCGAGCTCGGCGCCCTGCTCGCCCACCGCGGCCGGCAGCCGCTCGAAAGCGATCGGCCCGACTTCGGGTCCGTGCATCAGCACGCTGCCGTCCGTGCTGTCGTATTCGAGCCGAATATCGGCTGGGGTCTGCCAACCGATGCCGCACAGTCCGACAAAGTCGCCGGACGAGCCGTAGCTTCGCACCCAGCGCAGGGGAATGCGGCCCGGCAATTCGAAGTCCTGTTGCTCGACGGAAACTTCGCCGTTCAGGATGTTGACCGGCTCGGCGCGCAAGACCGTGCATTTGAGAAAGCCGGGCTTCATGTTCTTGAACAGCTTTTGCCGGAACCGCTTGAACACCCCGGACTTGGCCAGCTTGCCCAGGGCCGCGAAACCAGCCTTGAACGCGAGCCCCATCATCGAGATGGTCGGGGGGCCGCCGACGAACACGGTGGTCGGGATCGCCAGGTTGAAGGTCGTGGGCAACACCATGATCCTCGGGCCGCCCTTTTTCCGCAGCCGGAACGGGCTGACCATGCCGGCGACCTGGCAGCCCAAGACCGGCAGGGAAATGTAAGAGAACGGATCACCGTCGGCGATCACTGTCGAGCTGCCCATGAACAGCTCGTCGTCGGTGTCCGGAAATTTCGGCGCAAACGGAAACCCCGGCGGAATGTGCACGACCATGCCGGCGGTGCCGGCGGTGGCGCGCTTCATGCCGCACACGGTCACGGTCGCGCCGATGATGGGGATGTAGTCGAAAGGGTCGAAGACGACGGAGATATGGGGGGTCGGCAGCGGAGTCGGTACCGGCGTCGTGCAGAGGTGGATATCCACCCCGAGCTGGGGATCGCCGTGCTTGGCTGCCGGCATCATGCGGCTTTAACCTGCTGTTCTGCCGCGGGCGCCATCAACCCGAGTTCGCTGAACAAAGGCCAGTCGTTTCCCAACAGCTCACGGCTGCGGGCGAACAGCGACCGGAATGTCTCGTCGGCTCCGGCGACGAGGCGATCGAGGCGGGCTTCCGACTCGGCCTTGATATCGTCGATTGCGGTGAGGTAAGCCTGTTCGATGGCGCTCTCGGCTTCCGCTGTCGTCGTCTCTCCAACGGTTTGCGCTCGCTCTTCCAAAGCTTTGCGCGCCAAGCTCGAGCGCACTTGCAACTCCGCTTTTACCCGTTCCATGTGCCCCACCCGCTCTGGATCGAGCGCCCTCAGCAGGTCGATCCCCGTCAGCGGCAAGGTGGTCATACCACGCACCTCGGGTTTGAGCTGTTCTCCCAGCGCGTAAGCGCAACGTCCTCGTTCCAGGGCCCCGTCGATGTCACCGGTGCGAGCCCGGCAATAGGCCCCCATGCGGAACGCTTCGATGCCGAGGATTACGTTACGGTCTCGTTGCGCGAGGACGGCTGCCTGGTCATAGCAATGCCCCGCCGTTTCGGCATCGCCTTTTGCCAAATGCGCGCCCGCTTCGCCGAACCAGGTCTGCAGGACTAGTTTGTTGCCGGCGGGATGATTCTGCTCCGCGACTCTCTGCGCGACTTGCCGAGCGCCACAGTAAACTTGCGCCGCCTCGTCGTGTCGGTTCTCCTTCAGCAAGGCACCGGCCACCAGCATGCGCACGACCACTTCCTGATCGAGCCATTGCTGCCGGCGCACGTAGGCCAGCGCATCCTTGGCCTTGGCTTTCACCTGATCGGCCGTGCCCTTTTCAGTCAGAGCCATCAGCCCGATCAGCTGATTCCGAAACACGCCGGCCGGCCCCTGGATCGATTCCTGAGCGAACGTCTCCTGCGCGACCGTAAGCCCGTCCACTTGTGGCCGGCTCAGCACGATACGCGGATGGTCGGCGTCGAGCAAGCGCTGAAATCGGGGGTGTTCCAGGGATTCGATCAACAATATGCGCATGCGCTCTGGCAAATCGAGTGCGAGGGCGCGCAGCACCCAGTCGGCAAAGGCCGTTTCGTCGCTTATCGCGATAGGCATTAGTACACTGACCAGATGGCCTATCGAACGATGGTATTTCGATCCGAACGACCGCAAGGCAGCTACGAAAGCCGCCGTCGTGCCGGGCGACGCCGCTGGATCGAAATTCCAATCAACCGGCAATCCCTCCGCCATCAACCCCTCGCGGCTGGCGTCGTATTGAGCCCGCAAAGCTTCCTTCAGGGCTCTAGAATATTGCAAGGAGTGTTCGTAAGGCGTCTTGAACAGAATGAACAGGTCGCCGGATGTGTAATCCGACTCGGATTTTTGAGCTTCAACGAACGCTTCCATCAGGCGGAAGGCGTTTTCCGGCACTTGCCAGATCAACAGGCGCGCCGTCTTGTTCTCGCGGAACCTGACCCACTCACCACATAAATAGGCGAGACGACGTTCGACCGAATTCAGGGCCATAGCGCTTGCCCTAGCCGTTGAGGGAAATTTTCGGCGCGGTGATGGAAACGCCGGTCGGATCGATCTTGATGGTCGAGGCCCCCATGCTAATGGTGATCGCCTGCGGCGTTATCTCTATCATCGAACCCGCCACGGCGAAGCGCAGCGACGTATCGGACGTGTAGGTGCCGGCGCCGACTGCATGCAGATCGGTAGTCGACGTCGAACTCTGGTCGATGGGGCCGGTTACGGTGATCGTTCGGCCATCGGTGATATCCTCGGTCAGTCCGCCTTTTACCGTAAGCAGATGCCCCGCATCGACGGTTTCGGACAACTGTCCCTTGATGTGCATAGTACGGTTGGCGTCCACGGTCAGGGTATCGTCCACCGTTACCGTCGTCGTACGGTTGTTCTTGACGGCAGTGATTTGATCGTGCTCCACCGTAGTATTCATGTCGTATTGAGCATGAATCGTCACCTGTTCCTTTCCCGCCGTATCGTCCATGGAAATCTCGTTGTAGCCTTGCCCCTTGTGGGTATTGGATTTGATACCACTGATCACAGCCGCTCCAGGCAACGGATAAGGCGGCATGGCCTCGCCGTTGTAGACTCGGCCGGTGATGATGGGCCGGTCAGGGTCGCCTTCCAGAAAGTCGACGATCACTTCCTGGCCGATGCGCGGGATTGAGACCGCACCCCAGCCCTTGCCCGCCCAGGGGTGAGAAACACGAACCCAACAGGAACTGTTCTCGTCCCGCTTGCCCTCCCGGTCCCAATGGAATTGAACCTTGACCCGGCCATGCTCGTCCGTCCAGATTTCTTCTCCCGCTTTACCGGTCACGATCGCGGTCTGTGGGCCCTGAACGATTGGCTTTGGCGTGACGCGCGGGGAACGGTAAGGGTGTTCGCTGGCGATGGCGGTGAAGGTGCAACGATAGATGTCACCCGTCGATCCGCCCGCGACGGTGAAGTAATCATCCGACTGAAGCTGATAGGACGCTGAGGTCACCAAATACTCGCGCTCTTGATCCCGGCGCGGATGCTCGATGAGCGTGAATAATGCGCCCGTGGTAAGACCCCGGGCATTGGCCTTACCCTCTACCTGTTCGAACTGAGCCTGCAACTCTTCGATGCGGCGGCGGACATAATTCTCGCCACGCCCGGCCTCCTTATATTTGCCGGGGTAATCGTAACACTCGTATTCGGCGTGAGCGTGGTTGCGCGCAACCGCGGCTTTCACTTTAAGATCGGCGTTCGGATTCTCAAAGTCAAAGTCGGTGAGCACGTAGTTCACTGGCTGCACTTCCTGTGCGAACGACCACTCGTAGATGTGATCGCGCTTGCGTCGCTCGATATTGCCCGGCTCGATGAATGGGATTTCCTCGTATCCCCTGGTCGCCTTGTGTGCGGTGACGGAGTCCCCGAGAACCAAGGTATGTTTGCCTTCCTGGTGCTCGAAGAAGTAGTAGATCCCTTCCTCCTCCATGAGCCGGCTGACGAAGTTGAAGTCCGACTCGCGATACTGCACGCAATACTCTCGAGTGGGATAAGCGTCGCTCAGTCGCTCCTCGAAATCCCAAAAGCCTTTGTCGCGAAAGACTTGCTTGATGATCTCAGGAACGGTCTTCTCCTGAAAAATCCGGCAGTTGGTCGTGCGGGTCAGAAACCATAGCCAGGGCCTGACGCTAGCGCGGTAATAGGCATACTCGCCCAGGGAACCGTAGTGACCGAAACGGCTGACGAAGCCGTTGAAGTAACGCTGACTGTCGTCCGGCAGACGTAGCTTGACGGTAAGGCTTTGACCGAGGATTCCGTCCGGTGCGAGCGCGGAATTGGTACTCAAGAGATCAAGTTCGTACTCGAACAGCCCGCCGAGCCGCTCCCGGCCGGCCATGCGATGGAACAGCAGGACGTCCTTTCCCAAAGGGCTCACGACTTCGATCGGACGCGATTTTTGGGTCACGACTACCATCGGCCCGCTTCCTCCAGCCCATCCGGCTGTGCCCGCCGCTCCGAGACTTTACGAAGAGTCCACTCTGAAGGTTGATTCAAGGTCTCGTAGAACGCTTGTCTCGCCACTGTGACTGTCCTTAATGTATGTCCCAAAGAGATCTGACCTACATGGAGCGCCTCGCCCCCACGTTGGGCCTTGATACCTTTGTGAGCACATACTGTCAAGAGTGTGGTGCGGGTTCAGCAACGAAGCACTATTACTCTCTAATCTGCTCTTTGAGCCGCCGAAATTCGTATGAATCCTGGACGCCAGGTCCAGCCAAGCGAAAATGTCTCAATCGATTTTGGAGGGCAAGCACGCGCTCGTTCTCCGGCTGCGCCAAACCGGAACCGGCATGCGCCGGTAGACGCTCGGCGACGCCAAGCATGGCGTGCGGATCGAATCCGGCATCCCGCAGAATATCGACCGCATACTGGTCGGCCTCCAATTCTTTTCTAAGGTCGATGACCTGTACCAGTGTTCCTACCCGGTCTCGACGAACGGTCGAGGGATCATCGCTCCCGTAGCGAGGCGGATCCAGCTCGCAAAAATGGCCGGCGAGCTGATGGCCGATTTCATGCGCCAGAATCGCGGCCAGGTCGGATTCGTTTCGGGCAAAGCTGAGCGCACCATCGGCGATGTAAACGAAACCGGAGCCGATGGAAAAGGCATACGGCGAACGGTCACGCAGTACGATAAACCGCCAAGAAATGGAACGCCCGGTCAGCGAAGTGCGTCCCAGGCGCTCGCCCAGGGACTGAATGTAGCGGGAAAGTTCGTCGTTGCTCGGGCGTTGCGGCCATTCACGATCGATCTGCCGAGCCGTTTCCCGGGACCGAGATTGCTCGCTTAAACACGGCCCATAGGCTTGTGCCGCGCAGGCACAGGCGAACAGCACGGCAACGACAGCCGTGCATTGCCATCGCTTACTCATACACGCCCGAAGCGCCGGTCAGCTCGGAGTGATGATGAAAACGGATTCGTCGGTGTCGTAGCTGGTGCCGGTTTGCACCTTGTGCTCCACCACGTAGGTGCCCGGGTGGGCATTGCTCGGAATGGCGATGCTGGCGGCCGCTTCCCAGCCCCCGCCACTTCGCTGGACATGTTGCGGGGGAATTTCCGAAAGCACCTTGCCGTCTTTCTTGAGTACCCAGCTTTCGCTGACCTCCGCCTGCGTCATACCCTGGGGCAGCATGAGCGAGTAATCGGTAACCACACGAACCTGCTCGCCCGCTCTGATCTGAGAGGGTGAACTGGAGCCCTTCCGCACCT
This region includes:
- a CDS encoding RHS repeat-associated core domain-containing protein encodes the protein MMPAAKHGDPQLGVDIHLCTTPVPTPLPTPHISVVFDPFDYIPIIGATVTVCGMKRATAGTAGMVVHIPPGFPFAPKFPDTDDELFMGSSTVIADGDPFSYISLPVLGCQVAGMVSPFRLRKKGGPRIMVLPTTFNLAIPTTVFVGGPPTISMMGLAFKAGFAALGKLAKSGVFKRFRQKLFKNMKPGFLKCTVLRAEPVNILNGEVSVEQQDFELPGRIPLRWVRSYGSSGDFVGLCGIGWQTPADIRLEYDSTDGSVLMHGPEVGPIAFERLPAAVGEQGAELELMDGARLIDTGDEYRVTTKDDRIYHFPKSLARRDPRGRLCWPIGRLSDRCGNALDFEYRGGRIVAINESAGRRLTLTLENDRLTAVTLHDPASRTEHTYVRYQYDEAGDLVAVIDPLGEPYRFAYDAHRMVRHTDRNGLSFHYAYEQAPDGSWRVIHAWGDGGLYDYRFDYSDLLNERRITDSLGQVTLIKLDERGLPINETDPLGGMTIYEYDDAGRTTAVVDPDGHRTEYTYDERGNLLKLTRPDGHAITTEFDENDKTVRITDPNGGVWQQAWDRRGLLIEQKTPLGHVSRYEYDAHGQLVAYTNPRGARTELRFDAFGNLIGIKDALGHVTRFAYDPLGNLIGELDPLGRKTLYRYDAKGRLTAVRLPSGATVHCGYDAEDNLTRYVDENGAETRLEYFGQGEIAKRIQPDGHTVQYHYDTEERLIGVTNQRGETYRLERDALGRIIEEVDYWGQSRRYDYTLAGHLRRSVDPLGRAIHYRTDPLGRIVEKALPDPDGGDKPWIERFAYDANGNLIGCANPHIRIERRFDPDGRLIEEKQGETFTLRNAYDEVGNRIARHTEFKRGDTAIAHAVRYAYDALDQAIEIAIDDHTPIQIERDAAGQIVRERLSPHLRREVDYSADGYLTRQRIRTDAETVVDLAYDYDAAGNLTERRDAQYGIDRYVYDPVGRITQHLDPHGQVKRYLNDPAGDRLKTRIVEHEAVQVGAAKAQGEWSREGEYEGAFYRFDRAGNLIERHDRRGALHLRWDANQRLIESRLEGVSTRYCYDPLGRRIEKRTGDKVTTFVWDGDALVGDWIEDPTDPVVSAKGIAREWVYYPETFEPLALLGGRSGPNTLLHYHNDPNGCPIRLTDSKGEVLWAASYTAWGQIARMHVGDVDNPIRLQGQYEDGETGFHYNRHRYYESHSGQFASQDILRLIAGPNTYRFAPSTIGWIDPVGLVCLDRRVGRFRDQATGRFVAATRVRGHFPDSVTPGQRVLYRADPVTGAITHFQVYDVAGLPLKRVDIIGAAHGGVPTPHVVEFVHNVNPRTGQVFPRPNRKVRPAGPQDIL
- a CDS encoding type VI secretion system Vgr family protein translates to MVVVTQKSRPIEVVSPLGKDVLLFHRMAGRERLGGLFEYELDLLSTNSALAPDGILGQSLTVKLRLPDDSQRYFNGFVSRFGHYGSLGEYAYYRASVRPWLWFLTRTTNCRIFQEKTVPEIIKQVFRDKGFWDFEERLSDAYPTREYCVQYRESDFNFVSRLMEEEGIYYFFEHQEGKHTLVLGDSVTAHKATRGYEEIPFIEPGNIERRKRDHIYEWSFAQEVQPVNYVLTDFDFENPNADLKVKAAVARNHAHAEYECYDYPGKYKEAGRGENYVRRRIEELQAQFEQVEGKANARGLTTGALFTLIEHPRRDQEREYLVTSASYQLQSDDYFTVAGGSTGDIYRCTFTAIASEHPYRSPRVTPKPIVQGPQTAIVTGKAGEEIWTDEHGRVKVQFHWDREGKRDENSSCWVRVSHPWAGKGWGAVSIPRIGQEVIVDFLEGDPDRPIITGRVYNGEAMPPYPLPGAAVISGIKSNTHKGQGYNEISMDDTAGKEQVTIHAQYDMNTTVEHDQITAVKNNRTTTVTVDDTLTVDANRTMHIKGQLSETVDAGHLLTVKGGLTEDITDGRTITVTGPIDQSSTSTTDLHAVGAGTYTSDTSLRFAVAGSMIEITPQAITISMGASTIKIDPTGVSITAPKISLNG
- a CDS encoding M48 family metallopeptidase; this translates as MSKRWQCTAVVAVLFACACAAQAYGPCLSEQSRSRETARQIDREWPQRPSNDELSRYIQSLGERLGRTSLTGRSISWRFIVLRDRSPYAFSIGSGFVYIADGALSFARNESDLAAILAHEIGHQLAGHFCELDPPRYGSDDPSTVRRDRVGTLVQVIDLRKELEADQYAVDILRDAGFDPHAMLGVAERLPAHAGSGLAQPENERVLALQNRLRHFRLAGPGVQDSYEFRRLKEQIRE
- a CDS encoding glycine zipper domain-containing protein, with amino-acid sequence MNTRSKTLSITLCAALAAGCANQGANGQLLGSLAGAVVGAASGAAIGGNWKGALVGAAAGAALGWATAKLVEYNSTQVRTEADERQIYGISERVASPLVKVRKGSSSPSQIRAGEQVRVVTDYSLMLPQGMTQAEVSESWVLKKDGKVLSEIPPQHVQRSGGGWEAAASIAIPSNAHPGTYVVEHKVQTGTSYDTDESVFIITPS